A genomic window from Eleginops maclovinus isolate JMC-PN-2008 ecotype Puerto Natales chromosome 9, JC_Emac_rtc_rv5, whole genome shotgun sequence includes:
- the si:dkey-183n20.15 gene encoding RING-HC_RNF170 domain-containing protein isoform X2, whose amino-acid sequence MTSNSLLCTPEQPALQLMCRHMVRTSLKYTESAQSCPSINRDSHCPVCLQTASFPVQTNCGHLFCAPCLIAYWRHGSWLDAISCPLCRQKVNVLCNLFNESRSDSQSKEVLGEITDYNKRYSGAPRRVTDYLCDAPLLLHLLTRSLGTMGGLVWLFFFRVALCCVGTLVSISYPPLDSVSSSSANPLETDPSLCGLLGVLDDLVVVILLLICVININQQMAPERGGHSATSSQGVMGSPL is encoded by the exons ATGACATCCAATTCTCTGCTGTGCACACCCGAGCAGCCAGCGTTACAGTTGATGTGCCGCCATATGGTGAGAACTTCACTCAAATACACA GAATCTGCACAGTCATGTCCATCCATTAACAGAGACTCGCATTGTCCGGTGTGTTTGCAGACGGCCAGCTTCCCAGTCCAGACAAACTGTGGCCATTTGTTCTGTG CTCCCTGTCTGATCGCCTATTGGAGACATGGGTCCTGGTTGGATGCAATAAGCTGCCCTCTCTGCAGACAGAAG gtCAACGTGCTCTGTAATCTATTTAACGAGAGTCGATCAGACAGTCAGTCAAAGGAAGTTCTTGGGGAAATCACAGACTACAACAAACGCTACTCTGGAGCCCCAAGAAGG GTAACAGACTACCTGTGTGACGCACCTCTCCTCCTGCATTTGCTGACCAGAAGCCTGGGCACCATGGGAGGACTGGTgtggttgtttttcttcagggTGGCTCTGTGCTGTGTGGGGACTTTGGTGTCCATCTCCTACCCACCTCTGGACTCCgtgtcctcctcctcagcaAATCCTCTGGAAACAGACCCCTCCCTGTGTGGACTGCTGGGGGTCCTCGATGACCTGGTGGTGGTCATCCTGCTGCTTATCTGCGTTATCAACATCAACCAGCAAATGGCgccagagagaggaggacactcTGCTACAAGCTCACAAGGAGTAATGGGGAGTCCACTGTAG
- the pfas gene encoding phosphoribosylformylglycinamidine synthase, which yields MAVVRFYSSEVVNGRALQRAAALHPHLSISSELCYNVELTGCESLSAEQKEILLWLFRPPLRAEPLSEKPNLTEGSGEKLVEIGPRLNFSTAWSTNTVSICQSVGLTEVTRVELSRRFLIKPKKGEQSLNELNGDIKKLIECLYDSMTECIYQHPITSFNVETKPQPVFEVDIVGKGRAALEMANDDLGLAFDSWDLDYYTSMFQRIKRNPTSVECFDLAQSNSEHSRHWFFRGRMEIDGLEQKETLFSLIMDTQRHSNPNNVIKFCDNSSGIKGMELECIYPKDPSQASQYETRHSVRHVIFTAETHNFPTGVAPFSGATTGTGGRIRDVQSAGQGGHVIAGTAGYCFGNLHIPGYVLPWESEGEGWEYPSSFAPPLQVAIEASNGASDYGNKFGEPVLSGFARSFGMRLADGERREWIKPIMFSAGLGSIEDTHVKKEEAETGMEVVKIGGPVYRIGVGGGAASSVEVQGDNSSERDLGAVQRGDAEMEQKMNRALRACLERSGGNPICSIHDQGAGGNGNVLKELSEPAGAVIYCSKFKKGDPTLSVLELWGAEYQESNALLLRPSDRDFLERVCRREKCPVDFVGNITGDGKIVLVDDEGGSVDQADGGRCPVDLQLEWVLGKMPQKEFKMERRAPTLQPLALPAGLKVKEALDRVLRLPAVASKRYLTNKVDRSVTGLVAQQQCVGPLHTPLADVAVVALSPFGLEGAATAIGEQPIKGLLCPSAGARMAVGEALTNLVFARVTALKDVKCSGNWMWAAKLPGEGASLWEACKAMCEVMGQLGVAIDGGKDSLSMAARVGKETVKAPGALVISAYAVCPDITATVTPDLEDPDGKGLLLWVPLSPGRHRLGGSALAQCFSQLGDCSPDLEKPELFTACFSTTQALIQDRLLSAGHDISDGGLISCLLEMAFAGNRGIDIELSSQGTGVMELLFSEELGLVLEVSQLNVETVCQRYSNAGMQCHRVGRTCGFGPEAMVRVRVDGQEVLREPLPHLRALWEDTSFQLERLQANEICVKQEEEGLAKRTQPYFKLTFDPSVMPSISQLSGGQPRVAVVREEGSNGDREMCVSLYMAGFEAWDVNMQDLCSGSITLESFKAVVFVGGFSYADVLGSAKGWAATVAYNPKAKAEFDRFRRRDDTLSLGVCNGCQLLALLGWVGEGQDGAESEVALTHNKSGRFESRFVSVGIQESPSIWLRGMEGSALGVWVAHGEGLMQFRSSLAEGQIISGGLAPIRYLDDQGHPTEEYPLNPNGSPQGVAGLCSKDGRHLAMMPHPERCTLGWQWPWAPRDFRPSLTPSPWLRMFKNAATWCSNSQ from the exons ATGGCTGTGGTGCGGTTCTACAGTAGTGAAGTTGTGAATGGACGAGCCTTACAGAGGGCCGCCGCGCTGCACCCCCACCTGTCCATCAGCAGCGAGCTGTGCTACAATGTTGAGCTGACAG GCTGTGAGAGTCTGAGTGCCGAGCAGAAGGAGATTCTCCTCTGGTTGTTTCGTCCTCCCCTGCGGGCCGAGCCGCTGTCGGAGAAACCCAACCTCACAGAGGGCAGCGGGGAGAAACTGGTGGAAATTGGACCCAG GTTGAATTTCTCCACCGCCTGGTCCACTAACACCGTGTCCATCTGCCAGAGTGTCGGCCTCACTGAAGTCACACGGGTCGAACTGTCTCGCAGGTTTCTGATCAAG CCAAAAAAAGGGGAGCAGAGCCTGAATGAACTCAATGGAGACATAAAGAAGCTGATTGAGTGTCTGTATGACAGCATGACAGAGTGCATCTATCAACATCCCATCACCTCCTTCAATGTGGAAACCAAACCACAGCCCGTGTTTGAGGTGGACATCGTGGGGAAGGGCCGTGCAGCCTTAGAGATGGCAAATGATGATCTGG GTCTGGCCTTTGACTCCTGGGACCTGGACTACTACACATCAATGTTCCAGAGGATTAAAAGGAACCCCACCAGTGTGGAGTGTTTCGACCTGGCTCAGTCCAACAG CGAGCACAGTCGTCACTGGTTCTTCCGGGGGCGGATGGAGATCGACGGGCTGGAGCAGAAAGAGACTCTTTTTAGTCTCATAATGGACACCCAGCGGCACAGCAACCCCAACAACGTCATCAAGTTCTGCGACAACAGCAG tgGTATCAAAGGGATGGAGCTGGAGTGTATTTACCCAAAAGACCCATCTCAAGCCAGCCAGTATGAGACACGGCACTCAGTTAGACACGTCATCTTCACTGCAGAGACGCACAACTTCCCGACAG GTGTAGCACCATTCAGCGGAGCCACCACTGGCACAGGGGGTCGTATCAGAGACGTGCAGAGTGCGGGGCAGGGGGGCCACGTCATCGCCGGCACCGCAGGATACTGCTTCGGCAACCTTCACATCCCAG GTTACGTTCTTCCCTGGGAGTCTGAAGGGGAGGGCTGGGAGTATCCTTCCAGCTTCGCCCCCCCGCTGCAGGTGGCCATCGAGGCCAGTAACGGAGCCTCAGACTACGGCAACAAGTTTGGAGAACCTGTCCTGTCAG GATTTGCTCGTTCTTTCGGGATGCGCCTGGCTGACGGAGAGCGGCGGGAGTGGATTAAGCCGATCATGTTCAGCGCTGGTCTCGGATCTATTGAAGACACACATGTAAAGAAAGAAGAGGCAGAGACTG GAATGGAAGTGGTGAAGATCGGGGGGCCGGTGTACAGGATCGGCGTGGGAGGAGGAGCGGCCTCGTCTGTAGAA GTCCAGGGGGATAACTCCAGCGAAAGGGACCTCGGGGCGGTGCAGAGGGGAGACGCTGAGATGGAGCAGAAGATGAACCGCGCTCTCAGGGCATGTTTGGAGAGAAGCGGCGGGAACCCAATCTGCAGTATTCATGACCAGGGGGCGGGAGGCAATG GTAATGTGCTAAAGGAGCTCAGTGAGCCAGCAGGAGCTGTGATCTACTGCAGTAAATTCAAG AAAGGCGACCCCACACTGAGTGTGTTAGAGCTGTGGGGGGCAGAGTATCAGGAGAGCAACGCCCTGCTGCTCCGTCCATCAGACAGGGACTTCCTGGAGAGAGTGTGTCGGAGGGAGAAGTGTCCTGTGGACTTTGTGGGAAACATCACTGGAGATGGCAAG ATTGTGCTGGTGGATGATGAGGGGGGCAGTGTTGATCAGGCAGACGGGGGCCGCTGTCCAGTGGACCTGCAGCTGGAGTGGGTTCTGGGGAAGATGCCTCAGAAGGAGTTTAAGATGGAGCGTCGGGCCCCCACCCTTCAGCCTCTGGCTCTTCCCGCTGGGCTGAAAGTCAAAGAAGCTCTGGACAGAGTTTTACGTTTGCCTGCTGTGGCGTCCAAACGCTACCTGACCAACAAG GTGGACCGGTCTGTGACTGGGTTGGTTGCCCAGCAACAATGCGTCGGCCCACTCCACACCCCATTGGCCGACGTGGCTGTTGTTGCTCTGTCACCATTTGGTCTGGAGGGAGCAGCGACTGCCATCGGGGAGCAGCCAATTAAAGGCCTGCTCTGTCCGTCAGCTGGGGCTCGCATGGCTGTGGGAGAGGCTCTGACCAACTTAGTGTTTGCTCGAGTCACGGCTCTGAAG GATGTGAAGTGCAGTGGTAACTGGATGTGGGCGGCCAAGCTGCCTGGTGAGGGTGCCTCTCTGTGGGAGGCCTGCAAAGCCATGTGTGAGGTCATGGGTCAGCTGGGGGTGGCCATCGATGGAGGCAAGGACTCTCTGAGTATGGCCGCCAGAGTGGGGAAAGAGACGGTCAAAGCTCCAG GTGCTCTGGTTATTTCTGCATATGCTGTTTGTCCTGACATCACAGCCACTGTGACACCTGACCTGGAGGACCCAGATGGCAAAG GCTTGTTGTTGTGGGTTCCTCTCAGTCCAGGCCGTCATCGTCTGGGAGGCTCTGCTCTGGCTCAGTGCTTCAGTCAGCTGGGAGACTGCTCTCCTGATCTGGAGAAACCAGAGCTGTTCACCGCCTGTTTCAGCACCACACAGGCACTCATACAAG ATCGCCTGCTGAGTGCGGGACATGACATCAGCGATGGAGGCCTTATTTCCTGTTTGCTAGAGATGGCGTTTGCAGGAAACCGTGGGATTGACATTGAGCTGTCATCACAAGGAACTGGAG TCATGGAGCTGCTGTTCAGCGAGGAGCTGGGTTTGGTTCTGGAGGTTTCACAGCTCAATGTGGAAACAGTGTGTCAGAGATACAGCAACGCAGGCATGCAGTGCCATCGTGTCGGCAGAACCTGCGGCTTTGGACCTGAGGCGATG GTCAGAGTTCGGGTGGATGGACAGGAGGTGCTGAGAGAACCGCTGCCTCACCTTAGAGCATTATGGGAGGACACCAGTTTCCAGCTGGAGCGCCTCCAGGCCAATGAGATCTGtgtgaaacaggaagaggaagggcTGGCCAAGAGGACGCAGCCATACTTCAAACTCACCTTTGACCCCTCTGTGATGCCCAGCATCAGCCAGCTCA GTGGAGGTCAGCCTCGTGTCGCTGTGGTCAGAGAAGAGGGCAGTAACGGAGACAGAGAGATGTGCGTGTCCCTGTATATGGCGGGCTTCGAG gcGTGGGATGTCAACATGCAGGACTTGTGTTCAGGCTCTATAACTTTGGAGTCTTTCAAAGCAGTCGTGTTCGTCGGTGGATTCAGCTACGCAGACGTCCTGGGATCAGCTAAAG GCTGGGCTGCTACTGTTGCATATAACCCCAAGGCTAAGGCTGAGTTTGATCGCTTCCGGCGGCGCGACGACACACTGAGTCTGGGAGTGTGTAATGGCTGCCAGCTGCTCGCCCTGCTGGGCTGGGTGGGAGAGGGTCAGGATGGAGCAG AGAGTGAAGTGGCGCTGACCCATAATAAGTCTGGTCGGTTTGAGTCTCGCTTTGTCAGTGTTGGGATCCAGGAGTCCCCGTCCATCTGGCTCAGAGGCATGGAGGGTTCAGCTCTGGGAGTCTGGGTTGCACATGGAGAAG GTCTGATGCAATTCCGTAGCTCCCTGGCTGAGGGCCAGATCATTTCTGGTGGGCTAGCCCCCATACGTTACCTGGACGACCAGGGTCACCCCACTGAAGAGTACCCGCTGAACCCGAACGGCTCTCCGCAGGGTGTCGCAGGGCTCTGCTCTAAGGATGGGAGACACCTGGCCATGATGCCCCACCCGGAGCGCTGCACCCTGGGCTGGCAGTGGCCCTGGGCTCCGAGGGACTTCAGGCCGTCCCTCACACCTTCACCCTGGCTACGCATGTTCAAGAACGCAGCCACCTGGTGCAGCAACTCACAGTGA
- the LOC134869611 gene encoding cytochrome P450 2J2-like — protein MWPCELFLCLNLTEMLLFIFAVLLVVYFLDKKDPPNFPPGPPSLPLLGNIFNIESKQPHIYLTKLADVYGNVFCIRLGRHKTVFVCGWKMVKEAIVRQADNFVDRPFSPMVTRIYSGNSAGLFFSNGRVWRRQRRFAMAMLRTFGLAKSSMEQSICEESQHLQEAMQKEEGEPFDPVPLLNNAVANIICQIVFGRRYEYSDHTFQSMLKNLTEMAYLEGSIWALLYDAFPALMRHLPGPHCGIFSSSKSLEASIRGEIERHKMDLDPSNPRDYIDSFLIEEKHNRNSELRFDDDNLVLCCLDLFLAGSETTSKTLQWGLIYLINNTHIQDKVHAEIDRVIGLSRQPTMADRPNLPYTDAVIHEIQRMGNIVPLNGLRMAAKDTTLGDFFIPKGTSVMPNLTSVLFDKTEWETPDTFNPEHFLDAEGKFVRRDAFLPFSAGKRACLGEGLARMELFLFFVSLLQTFNFSTLDGVELSTEGIIGATRTPQPFKIYIKAR, from the exons ATGTGGCCGTGTGAATTGTTTCTGTGCCTTAATCTGACAGaaatgctgctttttatttttgccgtTCTCCTCGTTGTGTATTTTTTGGACAAAAAGGATCCACCCAACTTTCCACCAGGACCACCATCGCTGCCTCTTCTAGGAAACATATTCAACATTGAGTCCAAACAGCCTCACATTTACTTAACCAAG CTAGCTGATGTTTATGGGAATGTGTTCTGCATACGTCTGGGAAGACAcaaaacagtgtttgtgtgcGGGTGGAAGATGGTGAAGGAAGCCATAGTGAGACAGGCTGACAACTTTGTGGACCGGCCTTTCAGCCCGATGGTGACCAGAATTTATTCAGGAAACTCCG cGGGTCTTTTCTTCAGCAATGGGAGAGTGTGGAGGAGACAGCGGCGTTTTGCAATGGCCATGTTACGCACTTTTGGTCTAGCTAAGAGCTCCATGGAGCAGAGCATCTGTGAGGAGAGTCAACATCTGCAGGAGGCGATGCAGAAGGAGGAAG GGGAGCCATTTGACCCTGTGCCCCTCCTGAACAACGCTGTGGCCAACATCATCTGCCAGATAGTGTTTGGGAGACGGTATGAATACAGCGACCACACCTTCCAGAGCATGCTGAAGAATCTGACTGAGATGGCCTATTTGGAGGGCTCCATATGGGCTCTA CTGTATGATGCGTTCCCAGCTCTGATGAGACACCTGCCGGGGCCTCACTGTGGCATCTTCAGCAGCTCCAAGTCTTTGGAGGCATCTATAaggggagagatagagaggcACAAGATGGATCTGGACCCCAGCAACCCACGAGATTACATCGACAGCTTCCTCATAGAAGAGAAA CACAACAGAAACAGTGAACTGCGCTTTGACGATGACAACCTGGTTCTGTGTTGTCTGGATCTGTTCCTGGCTGGTAGTGAGACCACTTCGAAGACCCTGCAGTGGGGCCTCATCTACCTCATCAACAACACTCATATCCAGG ATAAAGTCCATGCTGAGATAGACAGAGTTATTGGACTGAGCCGTCAGCCCACGATGGCAGACAGACCCAACCTGCCCTACACTGACGCCGTCATCCATGAGATCCAGAGGATGGGAAACATTGTTCCTCTAAATGGACTCAGAATGGCTGCCAAGGATACAACTCTGGGTGATTTCTTCATACCCAAG GGAACCTCAGTGATGCCTAacctgacctctgtgctgtttgACAAGACTGAATGGGAAACTCCCGACACGTTTAACCCTGAACACTTCCTGGATGCTGAGGGGAAGTTTGTGAGGAGGGATgcatttttacctttttctgCAG GAAAGCGTGCATGTCTGGGGGAAGGTCTTGCGAGGATGGAgctgttcctgttttttgtcAGTTTGCTCCAGACATTTAATTTTTCCACCCTGGACGGTGTTGAGTTGAGTACTGAAGGAATCATTGGAGCCACACGCACGCCACAGCCCTTTAAGATCTACATCAAAGCCCGCTGA
- the si:dkey-183n20.15 gene encoding RING-HC_RNF170 domain-containing protein isoform X3 — MTSNSLLCTPEQPALQLMCRHMESAQSCPSINRDSHCPVCLQTASFPVQTNCGHLFCAPCLIAYWRHGSWLDAISCPLCRQKVNVLCNLFNESRSDSQSKEVLGEITDYNKRYSGAPRRVTDYLCDAPLLLHLLTRSLGTMGGLVWLFFFRVALCCVGTLVSISYPPLDSVSSSSANPLETDPSLCGLLGVLDDLVVVILLLICVININQQMAPERGGHSATSSQGVMGSPL, encoded by the exons ATGACATCCAATTCTCTGCTGTGCACACCCGAGCAGCCAGCGTTACAGTTGATGTGCCGCCATATG GAATCTGCACAGTCATGTCCATCCATTAACAGAGACTCGCATTGTCCGGTGTGTTTGCAGACGGCCAGCTTCCCAGTCCAGACAAACTGTGGCCATTTGTTCTGTG CTCCCTGTCTGATCGCCTATTGGAGACATGGGTCCTGGTTGGATGCAATAAGCTGCCCTCTCTGCAGACAGAAG gtCAACGTGCTCTGTAATCTATTTAACGAGAGTCGATCAGACAGTCAGTCAAAGGAAGTTCTTGGGGAAATCACAGACTACAACAAACGCTACTCTGGAGCCCCAAGAAGG GTAACAGACTACCTGTGTGACGCACCTCTCCTCCTGCATTTGCTGACCAGAAGCCTGGGCACCATGGGAGGACTGGTgtggttgtttttcttcagggTGGCTCTGTGCTGTGTGGGGACTTTGGTGTCCATCTCCTACCCACCTCTGGACTCCgtgtcctcctcctcagcaAATCCTCTGGAAACAGACCCCTCCCTGTGTGGACTGCTGGGGGTCCTCGATGACCTGGTGGTGGTCATCCTGCTGCTTATCTGCGTTATCAACATCAACCAGCAAATGGCgccagagagaggaggacactcTGCTACAAGCTCACAAGGAGTAATGGGGAGTCCACTGTAG
- the hook1 gene encoding protein Hook homolog 1 translates to MEQSDEYKMALTESLEIWLQTFNTPAPCITVGELTTGVAISQALHQIDPSWFTEGWLIRIKPDVEDNWRLKMNNLKKILQMIVDYYNEVLGQDIAAFLVPDVALVAEHSDTKELGRLLQLVLGCAVRCERKQEYIQIIMTLEESVQHVVMTAIQELMSREMTAPFGAELSGDLDQQLKKALEELPELRAEKEALAQRCQDLDMQVAILQEERNSLLAENDVLTDRANQLDTFDDPSTPSGRKHNQLQQQLETLQEETFRLEAAKDDYRIHCEELEKQLIEVQHRNDDLTSLAEESRALKDELDVLRNCSDRVVMLEASVDTYKRKLENLGDLKRQMKLLEENNMTYMQNTVSLEEELRKANAARAQLESYKRQVQELHRKLSEESRRADNLAYEMKKLEEKHKTVLKEKEKTIIERDSLKEINEELQCTQAQQDQLSQAGILPSSSPSHENLAAELMPIEYREKFIRLQHENKMLRVQQEECEREKIATLQAQLEEAHKTRSELDTENRLSRERMSELQQQVEDLQRALQSQAAKPDDSNLKRKLDAHMVQLNEAQDEIMKKKELLEDLQPDNTQNSLKLDELMAALKKKDDDMRAMEERYKMYLEKARNVIRALDPKLNPATAEIQALRNQLADRDKQILNLERQCEQAKLREYEEKLIVTAWYNKSLTFQKLAMESRLGGCTSSVLSPGQSFLSQQRQVSNAPRRPLSISVPATTSK, encoded by the exons ATGGAACAATCGGACGAGTATAAAATGGCACTGACCGAGAGCCTCGAAATATGG CTGCAGACCTTCAACACTCCTGCACCCTGTATAACAGTGGGGGAGCTGACCACAGGAGTGGCCATATCACAAGCACTGCATCAAAT AGACCCATCATGGTTCACTGAAGGATGGCTCATTCGTATCAAACCAGATGTTGAGGACAACTGGAGACTGAAG ATGAACAACCTGAAGAAGATTCTTCAGATGATCGTTGATTATTATAATGAG GTCTTAGGCCAGGACATTGCAGCCTTCCTTGTGCCAGACGTGGCCCTGGTGGCAGAGCATTCAGACACTAAAGAGCTGGGGAGGCTGCTGCAGCTCGTACTGGGCTGTGCTGTCAGATGTGAGCGTAAACAAG AATACATTCAGATCATCATGACCCTGGAGGAGTCTGTGCAGCATGTTGTGATGACAGCCATCCAGGAG ctcATGAGCAGAGAGATGACAGCCCCGTTTGGAGCCGAACTGTCCGGGGACTTGGATCAGCAG CTGAAAAAAGCTCTAGAGGAACTCCCTGAACTTCGAGCAGAGAAGGAAGCATTGGCCCAACGCTGTCAGGACCTAGACATGCAG GTGGCTATTCTTCAAGAGGAACGGAACAGCTTATTGGCTGAGAACGATGTCCTAACAGACCGAGCCAATCAGCTGGACACATTCGACGACCCCAGCACCCCCTCAGGAAGGAAACACAACCAGCTGCAGCAACAGTTAGAGACGCTGCAGGAGGAGACCTTCAG GCTGGAGGCTGCTAAGGATGACTACAGGATCCACTGTGAAGAGTTGGAGAAGCAGCTGATCGAGGTTCAGCACCGTAATGACGACCTCACCAGCCTGGCAGAAGAGTCTCGAGCACTTAAAGATGAGCTGGACGTTCTGAG GAACTGCTCAGATCGAGTGGTGATGCTGGAGGCCTCGGTGGACACATACAAACGTAAGCTGGAGAATCTTGGAGATCTGAAGAGGCAGAtgaagctgctggaggagaataACATGACCTACATGCAAAACACGGTCAGCTTGGAGGAAGAACTGCGTAAGGCCAACGCCGCCCGTGCACAGCTGGAGTCTTACAAGAGACAG GTCCAAGAGCTACACAGGAAGTTGTCTGAAGAGTCGCGGCGAGCAGACAACCTGGCCTACGAGATGAAGAAAttagaagaaaagcacaaaacTGTGTTGAAGGAAAAGGAG AAGACCATCATCGAGAGGGATTCTCTGAAGGAGATCAACGAGGAGCTGCAATGCACTCAGGCTCAGCAGGACCAGCTCTCACAAGCAG GGATTCTTCCTTCTTCCAGCCCCAGTCATGAAAACCTGGCAGCTGAATTAATGCCCATTGAGTACAG AGAGAAGTTCATCAGGCTGCAGCATGAGAACAAGATGCTGAGAGTGCAGCAGGAGGAGTGTGAGAGGGAGAAGATCGCTACACTGCAGGCCCAGCTGGAGGAGGCTCACAAGACACGCAGTGAACTTGACACTGAGAACAG ATTGAGTCGAGAGCGGATGagtgagctgcagcagcaggtggaggacCTCCAGAGGGCTCTGCAGAGTCAGGCAGCCAAACCAGATGAT tcaaaCCTGAAACGGAAACTTGATGCCCACAT GGTCCAACTGAACGAAGCTCAGGACGAAATCATGAAGAAGAAAGAACTGCTGGAGGATCTTCAGCCTGACAACACTCAGAATT CCCTGAAGCTGGATGAGCTGATGGCTGCtctgaagaagaaggatgatGACATGAGGGCCATGGAAGAGAGGTACAAGATGTACCTGGAGAAAGCTCGCAAT GTTATAAGAGCACTGGATCCAAAGCTTAATCCAGCCACTGCTGAGATCCAGGCCCTGAGGAACCAGTTGGCAGATCGGGACAAACAGATTCTCAACTTGGAA CGTCAGTGTGAGCAGGCCAAACTGAGAGAGTACGAGGAGAAGCTGATTGTCACTGCGTGGTACAACAAG AGTCTAACCTTTCAGAAGCTGGCGATGGAATCACGTCTCGGTGGATGCACCTCCTCCGTGTTGTCCCCCGGACAGTCTTTCTTGTCGCAGCAGCGGCAAGTCTCAAACGCTCCCCGCCGGCCGCTCTCCATCAGCGTGCCTGCCACTACCTCCAAGTAA
- the si:dkey-183n20.15 gene encoding RING-HC_RNF170 domain-containing protein isoform X1: MLCHVAVWTVSPLKAPAGHGHLMTSNSLLCTPEQPALQLMCRHMESAQSCPSINRDSHCPVCLQTASFPVQTNCGHLFCAPCLIAYWRHGSWLDAISCPLCRQKVNVLCNLFNESRSDSQSKEVLGEITDYNKRYSGAPRRVTDYLCDAPLLLHLLTRSLGTMGGLVWLFFFRVALCCVGTLVSISYPPLDSVSSSSANPLETDPSLCGLLGVLDDLVVVILLLICVININQQMAPERGGHSATSSQGVMGSPL; encoded by the exons ATGTTGTGTCACGTTGCAGTCTGGACCGTCTCTCCTCTGAAGGCTCCGGCGGGTCATGGCCACCTCATGACATCCAATTCTCTGCTGTGCACACCCGAGCAGCCAGCGTTACAGTTGATGTGCCGCCATATG GAATCTGCACAGTCATGTCCATCCATTAACAGAGACTCGCATTGTCCGGTGTGTTTGCAGACGGCCAGCTTCCCAGTCCAGACAAACTGTGGCCATTTGTTCTGTG CTCCCTGTCTGATCGCCTATTGGAGACATGGGTCCTGGTTGGATGCAATAAGCTGCCCTCTCTGCAGACAGAAG gtCAACGTGCTCTGTAATCTATTTAACGAGAGTCGATCAGACAGTCAGTCAAAGGAAGTTCTTGGGGAAATCACAGACTACAACAAACGCTACTCTGGAGCCCCAAGAAGG GTAACAGACTACCTGTGTGACGCACCTCTCCTCCTGCATTTGCTGACCAGAAGCCTGGGCACCATGGGAGGACTGGTgtggttgtttttcttcagggTGGCTCTGTGCTGTGTGGGGACTTTGGTGTCCATCTCCTACCCACCTCTGGACTCCgtgtcctcctcctcagcaAATCCTCTGGAAACAGACCCCTCCCTGTGTGGACTGCTGGGGGTCCTCGATGACCTGGTGGTGGTCATCCTGCTGCTTATCTGCGTTATCAACATCAACCAGCAAATGGCgccagagagaggaggacactcTGCTACAAGCTCACAAGGAGTAATGGGGAGTCCACTGTAG